From a region of the Solidesulfovibrio sp. genome:
- the secD gene encoding protein translocase subunit SecD — protein sequence MSGNLRWRLATIVFVAFLGLIYMLPSLGSVKQSFLGKFLPDDTISLGLDLKGGIHLTLGVDVDKALANSLAQMGRDIRDQAKEEGISVLRPQTSADGKRLEFVLATPDKRQALDDLLSRHFSVLAVNGVESAPEGKFLYKLSFTPRYAAEQARLTVDQAVKTIRNRIDEFGVAEPDIRKQADNRIQIQLPGLHDPERAIKLIGKTAHLEFKVVDDNADLDKAQKGLLPPGDELSVLRHRNPDGSYLERPIVLRADAVMTGENIADARANFDNTNRAYVGLSFTPSGARQFERVTGENVKKRLAIVLDGKVYSAPTIQEKIGGGRASITGNFTTEEARDLAIVLRAGALPAPVSILEQRSVGPSLGQESIEKGVYSALVGGVIVVAFMILYYGVAGAVADLALMFNLVLIVAGLAGFGATLTLPGIAGIILTIGMAVDANVIIFERIREELRLGLTAKSAVDVGYSRATLTIIDANVTTVIAAMVLYQFGTGPIRGFAVTLILGIVASMFTAIFFTRFLFDLWLSKRPADAGLRI from the coding sequence ATGTCTGGAAATCTGCGCTGGCGATTGGCCACCATCGTCTTCGTTGCCTTTTTGGGCCTGATTTACATGCTGCCCTCCCTGGGGTCGGTCAAGCAGAGCTTTCTGGGCAAATTCCTGCCCGACGATACCATCAGCCTCGGCCTTGATCTCAAGGGCGGCATCCACCTGACGCTCGGCGTCGACGTGGACAAGGCCCTGGCCAACTCCCTGGCCCAGATGGGCCGCGACATCCGCGACCAGGCCAAGGAGGAGGGCATCTCGGTGCTGCGGCCCCAGACGAGTGCCGACGGCAAGCGCCTGGAATTCGTCCTGGCCACCCCGGACAAGCGGCAGGCCCTGGACGACCTGCTGTCGCGCCACTTCAGCGTGCTCGCGGTAAATGGCGTGGAAAGCGCCCCCGAGGGCAAGTTCCTCTACAAGCTGTCGTTCACGCCGCGCTACGCCGCCGAACAGGCCCGCCTGACCGTGGACCAGGCCGTCAAGACCATCCGCAACCGCATCGACGAGTTCGGCGTGGCCGAGCCCGACATCCGCAAGCAGGCCGACAACCGCATCCAGATCCAACTGCCCGGCCTGCACGACCCGGAACGGGCCATCAAGCTCATCGGCAAGACCGCCCACCTGGAATTCAAGGTCGTGGACGACAACGCCGACCTGGACAAGGCCCAAAAGGGCCTGTTGCCCCCCGGCGACGAGCTCTCGGTGCTGCGCCACCGCAACCCCGACGGCTCCTACCTGGAACGGCCCATCGTGCTGCGCGCCGACGCGGTCATGACCGGCGAGAACATCGCCGACGCCAGGGCCAATTTCGACAATACCAACCGGGCCTACGTCGGCCTGTCCTTCACCCCCAGCGGCGCGCGGCAGTTCGAGCGCGTCACCGGCGAGAACGTGAAAAAGCGCCTGGCCATCGTGCTCGACGGCAAGGTCTATTCCGCGCCGACCATCCAGGAAAAGATCGGCGGCGGCCGGGCCAGCATCACCGGCAACTTCACCACCGAGGAAGCCCGCGACCTGGCCATCGTGCTGCGCGCCGGCGCGCTTCCCGCCCCGGTGAGCATCCTCGAACAGCGCAGCGTCGGGCCTTCCCTCGGCCAGGAATCCATCGAGAAGGGCGTCTATTCGGCCCTGGTCGGCGGCGTCATCGTCGTGGCCTTCATGATCCTCTACTACGGCGTGGCCGGCGCCGTGGCCGACCTGGCCCTGATGTTCAACCTGGTGCTCATCGTGGCCGGCCTGGCCGGCTTCGGCGCCACGCTGACCCTTCCCGGCATCGCCGGCATCATCCTGACCATCGGCATGGCCGTGGACGCCAACGTCATCATCTTCGAGCGCATCCGCGAGGAACTGCGCCTGGGGCTGACGGCCAAATCCGCCGTGGACGTGGGCTACAGCCGGGCGACGCTCACCATCATCGACGCCAACGTGACCACGGTCATCGCGGCCATGGTGCTCTACCAGTTCGGCACGGGACCCATCCGCGGCTTCGCCGTGACGCTTATCCTCGGCATCGTCGCCTCCATGTTCACGGCCATCTTCTTCACCCGCTTCCTGTTCGACCTGTGGCTGTCCAAGCGGCCGGCGGACGCCGGCCTTCGCATCTAG
- the hisA gene encoding 1-(5-phosphoribosyl)-5-[(5-phosphoribosylamino)methylideneamino]imidazole-4-carboxamide isomerase, which produces MIIFPAVDIKDGQCVRLKQGLAEEVTVFSPDPVAMARHWADLGALWLHLVDLDGAFSGLPRNFELIKAICAGVSIPVQLGGGIRDAATAAAYLEAGVRRLIIGTLALAEPEAFAAICAAHPGRVGVSLDAVDGRLKVKGWVEDAGLAVEDVLPRLAAQGAAFVVYTDISRDGMQTGVNTAALERLLALTDLPVLLAGGVATLDDVKTLFPYSKKGLQGVITGRAIYAGTLDFGQAMAYVASQSEEVA; this is translated from the coding sequence GGGCCTGGCCGAGGAAGTGACGGTCTTTTCCCCCGATCCCGTGGCCATGGCCCGGCATTGGGCCGACCTTGGCGCCCTGTGGCTGCACCTCGTCGACCTCGACGGCGCCTTTAGCGGGCTGCCGCGCAACTTCGAACTCATAAAAGCCATCTGCGCCGGGGTGTCCATCCCGGTGCAGCTCGGCGGCGGCATCCGCGACGCGGCCACGGCCGCCGCCTATCTCGAGGCCGGCGTGCGGCGCCTGATCATCGGCACCCTGGCCCTGGCCGAACCCGAGGCCTTCGCCGCCATCTGCGCCGCCCATCCCGGCCGGGTGGGCGTGTCCCTGGACGCCGTGGACGGCCGGCTCAAGGTGAAGGGCTGGGTCGAGGACGCCGGGCTTGCCGTCGAGGACGTGCTGCCCCGGCTTGCGGCCCAGGGCGCCGCCTTCGTCGTCTACACCGACATCAGCCGCGACGGCATGCAGACCGGGGTCAACACGGCGGCCCTGGAGCGGCTTTTGGCCTTGACCGACCTGCCCGTGCTCCTGGCCGGCGGCGTGGCCACCCTCGACGATGTGAAAACCCTGTTCCCGTATTCCAAAAAAGGGCTCCAAGGCGTCATCACCGGCCGGGCCATCTATGCCGGAACCCTGGATTTCGGCCAGGCCATGGCCTATGTCGCCAGTCAGTCCGAGGAGGTCGCATGA
- the yajC gene encoding preprotein translocase subunit YajC produces the protein MFFPSLAHAMGAAPGGEAGGNPITAFLPLILMFAIFYFLLIRPQQKKAKQHKEYLSGLKRGDYILTGGGIYGRIQEVHGDKLTVEIAKDLNIEVNRGYVSGPGEPAAAPAKAEGKAKDKTKE, from the coding sequence ATGTTCTTTCCGAGCCTGGCGCACGCCATGGGCGCCGCCCCCGGCGGCGAGGCGGGGGGCAACCCCATCACCGCGTTTTTGCCGCTGATCCTGATGTTCGCCATCTTTTACTTCCTGCTCATTCGGCCGCAGCAGAAAAAGGCCAAGCAGCACAAGGAATACCTGTCCGGCCTCAAGCGCGGGGACTACATCCTCACCGGCGGCGGCATCTACGGCCGCATCCAGGAAGTGCACGGCGACAAGCTGACCGTGGAGATCGCCAAGGATCTCAACATCGAGGTCAACCGCGGCTACGTCTCCGGTCCCGGCGAACCCGCCGCCGCCCCGGCCAAGGCCGAAGGCAAGGCCAAGGACAAGACCAAGGAATAA
- a CDS encoding heavy metal-associated domain-containing protein has protein sequence MTTMKVEGMHCPKCVASVTKALSEVPGLSNVSVNLEKGEATFDGDAPHDALKAAVDRIGFIPGAIE, from the coding sequence ATGACAACCATGAAGGTCGAGGGCATGCACTGCCCCAAATGCGTCGCGTCCGTGACCAAGGCCCTGTCCGAGGTCCCGGGGCTTTCCAACGTCAGCGTGAACCTGGAGAAGGGCGAGGCCACCTTCGACGGCGACGCCCCCCACGATGCCCTCAAGGCGGCCGTGGACAGGATCGGCTTCATCCCCGGGGCCATCGAGTAA
- a CDS encoding thermonuclease family protein, which produces MLAIIQRFAGRRGVRGGRFFVAALAVLLLAAGLARAGGEAVGVARVFDGDTCRLADGRVLRLAGVDAPETAHGKAPAQYYAAEATAAFSRLVAGKALGLVVSGDGGDRFGRLLGDLVLPDGTSVTEALLAQGTVFVFWHRDMAEADFGRLLALQRRAMGEGRGMWPRLLGEPAAGRGFVGNANSRRFHEARCPEAGRISPRNRVPFTSLREAFFQGYAPARECTPWPAAGEGGRPGGNG; this is translated from the coding sequence TTGCTGGCCATCATACAACGCTTTGCCGGCCGTCGCGGGGTTCGCGGCGGCCGGTTTTTCGTGGCCGCGCTGGCCGTTCTCCTGTTGGCGGCCGGCTTGGCCCGGGCCGGCGGGGAGGCCGTGGGCGTGGCCCGGGTCTTCGACGGCGACACCTGTCGCCTCGCCGACGGCCGGGTGCTGCGCCTGGCCGGCGTCGACGCCCCGGAAACGGCCCACGGCAAGGCGCCGGCCCAGTATTACGCGGCCGAGGCCACGGCGGCGTTTTCGCGGCTGGTGGCGGGAAAGGCCTTGGGCCTGGTCGTTTCCGGCGACGGCGGCGACCGCTTCGGCCGGCTGCTCGGCGATCTGGTGCTTCCGGACGGCACGAGCGTCACCGAGGCGCTTCTGGCCCAGGGGACCGTCTTCGTCTTCTGGCACCGGGACATGGCCGAGGCGGATTTCGGGCGCCTGCTCGCCCTCCAGCGGCGGGCCATGGGCGAGGGGCGGGGGATGTGGCCGCGCCTGCTTGGGGAGCCGGCGGCGGGCCGGGGCTTTGTTGGCAATGCGAATTCGCGGCGTTTCCACGAGGCGCGCTGTCCCGAGGCGGGGCGGATAAGCCCGCGCAACCGTGTTCCGTTCACGAGCCTTCGCGAGGCTTTTTTCCAGGGCTATGCCCCGGCTCGGGAATGCACCCCGTGGCCGGCGGCCGGGGAGGGAGGACGCCCGGGCGGAAACGGATAA
- a CDS encoding S9 family peptidase produces MRAFPRLRLRAVAVALCVVAACVRPGLAGDRPFTVEDMLRVAMIDEVRLSADGRRLAFTVARTDLDSGADELRARILVAEAGAKSPARAVSPEKEPCEKPRLSPDGTRLAYLVQGDEETELVLARLDAGPPRRLLRGRFDILDMAFAPDGKALALAMATQPKTVDVRADGCDAEVEVLDADAGQTGLYLLPLAGHGTPRGLVTDRDVGGVAFSPDGRRIAFETVPRDTPPRGRRGAALPGGSGEKDAVQSDIAVVDVATGKTLSLAATDASETSPVFSPDGSLVAYLATQSPGFYFSAVRVMVVPATGGAPRALAATPNARPELLGFSGDGKRIYVREAKGTGAVILALPVNGDAPEAFSDTPHMVAQAALAASGRAMALVLVDSALAPEVYLTGTDRFDPKAVSAVNKECDAFRLGRTEVVRWQAPDGETIEGLYTHPAKPGQGLPPLLVELHGGPAVAAERQYLGALNYYPLAVFGERGYALFQPNVRGSDGYGPQFRRANLGDWGGKDFADLQSGLDALIARGLADPERLGVMGWSYGGYLAAWAIGHTDRFKAASIGAGITNLVSQSGSMDLPDFIPLYFGGEAYERFDLLFDRSPLKYAAAIRTPTLFQHGVADERVPFTQSLELYTALSRLGVYTRLAAYPRSGHDVTEPALIRDLMTRNLDWFGRFVPVAGNSPRLAGDGAASGRAAAPGKPRS; encoded by the coding sequence ATGCGCGCCTTCCCCCGACTGCGATTGCGGGCTGTGGCCGTGGCCCTGTGCGTGGTCGCGGCCTGCGTCCGGCCCGGCCTGGCCGGGGACAGGCCCTTTACGGTCGAGGATATGCTGCGCGTGGCCATGATCGACGAAGTACGCCTTTCGGCCGACGGCCGGCGCCTGGCCTTCACCGTGGCGCGGACCGACCTCGACAGCGGGGCGGACGAGCTGCGCGCGCGCATCCTCGTGGCCGAGGCCGGCGCCAAGTCCCCGGCCCGGGCCGTCAGCCCGGAAAAGGAGCCCTGCGAAAAACCCCGCCTTTCGCCGGACGGAACGCGCCTGGCCTACCTGGTTCAGGGCGACGAGGAAACCGAGCTGGTCCTGGCCCGCCTCGACGCCGGCCCGCCGCGCCGGCTCCTGCGCGGCCGCTTCGACATCCTGGACATGGCCTTTGCCCCGGACGGCAAGGCCCTGGCCCTGGCCATGGCCACCCAACCCAAAACGGTCGACGTCAGGGCCGACGGCTGCGACGCGGAAGTGGAGGTGCTCGACGCCGACGCCGGACAGACGGGCCTCTATCTGCTCCCCCTGGCCGGCCATGGCACGCCGCGCGGCCTGGTCACGGATCGGGACGTGGGGGGGGTGGCCTTTTCCCCGGACGGCCGGCGCATCGCCTTCGAGACCGTGCCGCGCGACACCCCGCCGCGCGGCCGGCGCGGGGCCGCCTTGCCGGGCGGATCGGGCGAGAAGGACGCTGTCCAAAGCGACATCGCCGTGGTGGACGTGGCCACGGGCAAAACCCTTTCGCTGGCCGCCACCGACGCCTCGGAAACGAGCCCGGTCTTTTCGCCGGACGGTTCGCTCGTGGCCTACCTGGCCACCCAGTCCCCGGGCTTTTACTTCAGCGCCGTCCGGGTCATGGTCGTTCCCGCGACCGGCGGCGCGCCCCGCGCCCTGGCCGCCACGCCCAACGCCCGGCCGGAACTGCTCGGCTTTTCCGGCGACGGCAAGCGGATCTACGTGCGCGAGGCCAAGGGGACCGGGGCCGTCATCCTGGCCCTGCCCGTCAACGGTGACGCGCCCGAAGCCTTTTCCGACACGCCCCACATGGTGGCCCAGGCCGCCCTGGCCGCCTCGGGCCGGGCCATGGCCCTCGTGCTCGTGGACAGCGCCCTGGCCCCCGAGGTCTACCTGACCGGCACGGACCGTTTCGATCCGAAAGCCGTCTCGGCCGTCAACAAGGAATGCGACGCGTTCCGCCTGGGCAGAACCGAGGTGGTGCGCTGGCAGGCGCCCGACGGCGAAACCATCGAGGGCCTGTATACCCATCCGGCCAAACCGGGTCAGGGGCTGCCGCCGCTCCTGGTGGAACTGCACGGCGGGCCGGCCGTGGCCGCCGAGCGGCAATACCTGGGTGCGCTCAATTACTATCCCCTGGCCGTGTTCGGCGAGCGCGGCTATGCGCTGTTCCAGCCCAACGTCCGGGGCTCCGACGGCTACGGGCCGCAGTTTCGCCGGGCCAACCTCGGCGATTGGGGCGGCAAGGATTTCGCCGACCTGCAAAGCGGCCTGGACGCCCTTATCGCCCGCGGCCTGGCCGACCCGGAGCGGTTGGGCGTCATGGGCTGGAGCTACGGCGGCTATCTCGCCGCCTGGGCCATCGGCCACACCGACCGTTTCAAGGCCGCCTCCATCGGCGCCGGCATCACCAACCTGGTCAGCCAGTCCGGCAGCATGGACCTGCCGGATTTCATCCCGCTCTATTTCGGCGGCGAGGCCTACGAGCGCTTCGACCTGCTGTTCGACCGCTCGCCGCTCAAATACGCCGCCGCCATCAGGACCCCGACGCTGTTTCAGCATGGCGTGGCCGACGAGCGCGTACCGTTCACCCAGTCGCTCGAACTCTACACCGCCCTGTCGCGCCTGGGCGTCTACACGCGTCTGGCCGCCTACCCGCGCAGCGGCCACGATGTCACCGAACCGGCGCTCATCCGCGACCTCATGACCCGCAACCTCGACTGGTTCGGCCGGTTCGTGCCCGTGGCCGGGAATTCCCCGCGACTGGCCGGCGATGGGGCGGCTTCCGGCCGGGCCGCCGCGCCGGGCAAACCCCGCTCCTGA